In the genome of Myxococcus stipitatus, one region contains:
- the glyS gene encoding glycine--tRNA ligase subunit beta, with the protein MARDLLLEVGAEEIPASFIGPALEDLRRVVTERMADARLKHGEVKVYGTPRRLAVLVLGVADAGEDVVKEVLGPSAKAAFDAQGKPTKAAEKFAEGLKLTVEQLGRSQTAKGEYVSARVEEKGRPAADILQDALHVAVHSINFRKSMRWGDVEASFARPVQWLLALLGGDLVPVVFGDVKSGRVTYGHRFLSPGAIELKAPADYEAALEKAHVVADIAKRRAQLVQKVTAAAQAAGGKVLEDEGLVDQVTNLVELPSPVVGTFEERHLDLPAEVLVQEMKSHQRYFSLVDGAGKLLPKFIAVSNTPVRDEALSLRGYQRVLRARLADGRFFFDEDRKTPLIDRVEKLGRVVWQGQLGTYLEKVERFRSLAVWLAGQTKRAGESATIERASTLAKADLVTGMVGEFPELQGAMGREYARASGETDAVALAIFEHYLPRGAEDALPTQDAGALIGIADRLDSLCGIFAIGKAPSGAADPFGLRRACIAIIRLVLGRGYRFSLSAAVDEALRLLAPKLANVKRKSGEPAPREQVLEFFRGRLKSLWGEQHRTDVVEAVLAAGFDDLVSTHKRLEALSLIVGRADFQPLAAAFKRVVNIVEKQGRDVAGGQTRAEKLVDDAERQLHSAFTQARNSVAGLVQSDDFSGALKEITGLKPAVDTFFDKVMVMAEDKELRENRIRLLVEIGALFNQVADFSKIQAETVG; encoded by the coding sequence GTGGCGCGTGACCTGCTGCTGGAAGTCGGAGCGGAGGAGATTCCGGCCTCGTTCATCGGCCCCGCGCTGGAGGACCTCCGTCGCGTGGTGACGGAGCGCATGGCGGACGCGCGCCTCAAGCACGGCGAGGTGAAGGTCTACGGCACGCCCCGACGGTTGGCGGTGCTGGTGCTGGGCGTGGCGGACGCGGGCGAGGACGTCGTGAAGGAGGTGCTGGGGCCCAGCGCCAAGGCGGCGTTCGACGCGCAGGGCAAGCCCACCAAGGCGGCGGAGAAGTTCGCCGAGGGCCTCAAGCTGACGGTGGAGCAGCTCGGCCGCTCGCAGACGGCCAAGGGCGAGTACGTGTCCGCGCGCGTGGAGGAGAAGGGTCGTCCGGCGGCGGACATCCTCCAGGACGCGCTGCACGTGGCGGTGCACTCCATCAACTTCCGCAAGTCCATGCGCTGGGGTGACGTGGAGGCGTCCTTCGCGCGTCCGGTGCAGTGGTTGTTGGCGCTCCTGGGCGGCGACCTGGTGCCCGTGGTGTTCGGCGACGTGAAGAGCGGCCGTGTCACCTACGGTCACCGCTTCCTCTCGCCGGGCGCCATCGAGCTCAAGGCTCCAGCCGACTACGAGGCCGCGCTGGAGAAGGCGCACGTGGTGGCGGATATCGCGAAGCGCCGCGCGCAGCTGGTCCAGAAGGTGACGGCGGCGGCCCAGGCGGCCGGTGGGAAGGTGCTGGAGGACGAGGGCCTGGTCGATCAGGTGACGAACCTGGTGGAGCTGCCCAGCCCCGTGGTGGGCACGTTCGAGGAGCGCCACCTGGACCTGCCCGCGGAGGTGCTGGTGCAGGAGATGAAGAGCCACCAGCGCTACTTCTCGCTGGTGGACGGGGCGGGGAAGCTCCTGCCCAAGTTCATCGCCGTGTCCAACACGCCCGTGCGCGATGAGGCGCTCAGCCTGCGTGGCTACCAGCGCGTGCTGCGCGCGCGTCTGGCGGACGGCCGCTTCTTCTTCGACGAGGACCGCAAGACGCCGCTCATCGACCGCGTGGAGAAGCTGGGCCGCGTGGTGTGGCAGGGGCAGCTGGGCACCTATCTGGAGAAGGTGGAGCGCTTCCGGTCGCTGGCCGTGTGGCTGGCGGGGCAGACGAAGCGGGCAGGGGAGAGCGCGACCATCGAGCGCGCGTCGACCCTGGCCAAGGCGGACCTGGTCACGGGCATGGTGGGCGAGTTCCCGGAGCTCCAGGGCGCGATGGGCCGCGAGTACGCCCGCGCGAGCGGCGAGACGGACGCGGTCGCCCTGGCCATCTTCGAGCACTACCTGCCTCGCGGCGCCGAGGACGCGCTGCCCACGCAGGACGCAGGGGCGCTGATTGGCATCGCGGACCGGCTGGACTCGCTGTGCGGCATCTTCGCCATCGGCAAGGCGCCCAGCGGCGCGGCGGACCCGTTCGGTCTGCGCCGGGCCTGCATCGCCATCATCCGGCTGGTGCTGGGCCGGGGCTACCGCTTCAGCCTGTCCGCCGCGGTGGACGAGGCGCTGCGGCTGCTCGCGCCCAAGCTGGCCAACGTGAAGCGCAAGTCGGGCGAGCCCGCGCCTCGCGAGCAGGTGCTGGAGTTCTTCCGGGGCCGGCTCAAGTCGCTGTGGGGCGAGCAGCACCGCACGGACGTGGTGGAGGCGGTGCTGGCCGCCGGCTTCGACGACCTGGTGTCCACGCACAAGCGCCTGGAGGCCCTGAGCCTCATCGTCGGCCGGGCGGACTTCCAGCCCCTGGCGGCGGCGTTCAAGCGCGTGGTCAACATCGTGGAGAAGCAGGGCCGCGACGTGGCCGGGGGGCAGACCCGGGCGGAGAAGCTGGTGGATGACGCCGAGCGGCAGCTCCACTCGGCCTTCACCCAGGCCCGCAACTCGGTGGCGGGGCTGGTCCAGTCGGATGATTTCTCCGGCGCCCTGAAGGAAATCACTGGGTTGAAGCCCGCCGTGGACACCTTCTTCGACAAGGTGATGGTCATGGCGGAGGACAAGGAGCTCCGGGAAAACCGCATCCGGTTGCTCGTGGAGATTGGCGCCTTGTTCAACCAGGTGGCCGACTTCTCGAAGATTCAGGCCGAAACGGTCGGCTGA
- a CDS encoding FHA domain-containing protein → MIDQNSRPARKVGIADHLWETYEDMAQQMGSDRDALINQALFMFARLNGFIEARSRDDAHMAPAMSAPARPAAVPAGPSRAAPPPVLSPAPPPPKADPPPQLRPSGRPSAADERASANGLDNDPVRREVAERVLETAAELERLIKGKNEPPPPSDEMVEDEEPLPEQDDEPAMEDEPAEPEEEPADELAEEEGAALYLVTESGEQERIVKERFVIGRGKHCDFVINSGKVSREHAVIAQDGPDWIIEDLGSSNGTWFNKQRIKRRKIEDGDEYFICSEKIRLMVR, encoded by the coding sequence ATGATCGATCAGAACTCCCGCCCCGCCCGCAAGGTCGGCATCGCCGACCACCTGTGGGAGACGTACGAAGACATGGCCCAGCAGATGGGCTCGGACCGCGATGCGCTGATCAACCAGGCGCTCTTCATGTTCGCGCGTCTCAATGGCTTCATCGAAGCGCGCTCTCGCGACGACGCGCACATGGCGCCCGCCATGTCCGCGCCGGCGCGTCCGGCCGCCGTGCCCGCGGGGCCCTCCAGGGCCGCGCCGCCGCCCGTGCTGTCACCCGCGCCTCCGCCCCCCAAGGCGGATCCGCCTCCCCAGCTGCGCCCCAGCGGCCGCCCGTCCGCCGCGGACGAGCGCGCCTCGGCCAACGGCCTGGACAATGACCCGGTGCGCCGCGAGGTCGCCGAGCGGGTCCTGGAGACGGCCGCGGAGCTCGAGCGCCTCATCAAGGGCAAGAACGAGCCGCCTCCTCCCAGCGACGAGATGGTGGAGGACGAGGAGCCGCTGCCCGAGCAGGACGACGAGCCGGCGATGGAGGACGAACCCGCCGAGCCCGAGGAGGAGCCCGCGGACGAGCTCGCCGAGGAGGAGGGGGCCGCCCTCTACCTGGTCACCGAGTCGGGCGAGCAGGAGCGCATCGTCAAGGAGCGCTTCGTCATCGGCCGGGGCAAGCACTGCGACTTCGTCATCAACTCGGGCAAGGTCTCGCGTGAGCACGCGGTCATCGCCCAGGACGGCCCGGACTGGATCATCGAGGACCTGGGCTCGTCCAACGGCACCTGGTTCAACAAGCAGCGCATCAAGCGCCGCAAGATTGAAGACGGGGACGAGTATTTCATCTGCAGCGAGAAGATTCGCCTGATGGTCCGGTGA
- a CDS encoding A24 family peptidase — protein MTPGHIALWTVLGVALVISVVTDVLRREILDVVTYPLMAVGLGVRLATEGVGGLDQGLISGLVSGVGLSLLLVPGALRGRMGWGDVKLMGGVGAVLGFPASMAAAAFISLVGAAQAVVSLLWQGAVWDTVAAALRRWAVRLHLARSDARPTEQRHIPYGVAIALGTFWALWWQQQSLG, from the coding sequence ATGACGCCTGGACACATCGCGCTGTGGACGGTCCTTGGAGTGGCCCTGGTGATCTCGGTGGTAACGGATGTGTTACGCCGGGAGATCCTCGACGTGGTCACCTACCCGCTGATGGCGGTGGGGCTGGGCGTGCGCCTGGCCACCGAAGGGGTGGGAGGGCTGGACCAGGGGCTCATCAGCGGGCTGGTGTCGGGCGTGGGCCTGTCGCTGCTGCTGGTGCCAGGGGCTCTCCGGGGGCGGATGGGGTGGGGTGATGTGAAGTTGATGGGAGGGGTGGGCGCCGTGCTGGGTTTTCCGGCGTCCATGGCGGCCGCTGCGTTCATCTCCCTGGTGGGCGCTGCCCAGGCGGTCGTCTCGCTCCTGTGGCAAGGGGCGGTCTGGGACACGGTGGCGGCGGCGCTGCGGCGCTGGGCGGTGCGACTGCACCTGGCGCGCTCGGACGCGCGGCCCACCGAGCAGCGGCACATTCCCTACGGGGTGGCCATCGCGCTTGGAACCTTCTGGGCGTTGTGGTGGCAGCAACAAAGCTTGGGTTAG
- a CDS encoding type II and III secretion system protein family protein — MFTRFTHAAALGALVALVASGSALAQDGTSVSLGVGAQKVLTIPGLSKVALGDPSIAEVKTLGSGQLLVTGQAEGKTTLLVWKSTGQRASYLINVRKQDPNDVIAEIKRLLGEIEGVSVRMVGDRIYLDGQAYTTQDADRIEQVVGLYPNVKSFVKIAPNAKKLVAQNLNAAFQKGGLKNVQANVVGATIFLEGSVESQQDLQKAELITKAIGEKVENLLVVGIKRMILSEVQFVEIRRNSRDRYGIRYPLDIAGSATAAASITQELFPGTFGQGGSNIGLTAGADFSIGFQGNDGYGRLLAQPKLVCASGEKAEFLAGGEVPIPLITNNQFSIEYKKYGVILNLRPTADRNGNIQTEIEAEASEIDTSVAVSIGGSSTVPGFRTRKVKTNVTVRHGETIVLSGVFSHDEQKAVSKIPGLGHIPIVGELFKSRGFDSTKRELVIFVTPRIVNPDSDKVRTIIEDVKSRYKQARSEVNFNIFD; from the coding sequence ATGTTCACACGCTTCACGCATGCCGCCGCGCTTGGCGCGCTTGTTGCCCTGGTGGCCAGCGGCTCTGCCCTGGCCCAGGACGGCACTTCCGTCAGCCTGGGAGTGGGTGCCCAAAAGGTGCTCACCATTCCGGGCCTCAGCAAGGTGGCCCTTGGCGACCCGTCCATCGCCGAGGTGAAGACGCTCGGCTCCGGACAGCTGCTCGTCACCGGCCAGGCCGAAGGCAAGACGACGCTGCTCGTCTGGAAGTCTACGGGTCAGCGCGCCAGCTATCTCATCAACGTCCGCAAGCAGGACCCCAACGACGTCATCGCCGAAATCAAGCGCCTCCTCGGTGAAATCGAAGGCGTCTCCGTCCGCATGGTGGGCGACCGCATCTACCTGGACGGTCAGGCCTACACCACGCAGGACGCGGACCGCATCGAGCAGGTGGTGGGCCTGTATCCGAACGTGAAGTCGTTCGTGAAGATTGCCCCCAACGCCAAGAAGCTGGTGGCGCAGAACCTCAACGCGGCCTTCCAGAAGGGCGGCCTGAAGAACGTCCAGGCGAACGTGGTGGGTGCCACCATCTTCCTGGAGGGCTCCGTGGAGAGCCAGCAGGACCTGCAAAAGGCGGAGCTCATCACCAAGGCCATTGGCGAGAAGGTGGAGAACCTGCTCGTCGTCGGCATCAAGCGGATGATTCTCTCGGAGGTCCAGTTCGTCGAAATCCGCCGCAACAGCCGCGACCGCTACGGCATCCGCTACCCGTTGGACATCGCGGGCTCGGCGACGGCCGCCGCGTCCATCACCCAGGAGCTCTTCCCGGGCACCTTCGGGCAGGGCGGCTCCAACATCGGCCTGACGGCGGGCGCGGACTTCTCCATCGGCTTCCAGGGCAACGACGGCTACGGCCGTCTGCTCGCCCAGCCCAAGCTGGTCTGCGCCAGCGGTGAGAAGGCGGAGTTCCTGGCCGGTGGCGAGGTCCCGATTCCCCTCATCACCAACAACCAGTTCTCCATCGAGTACAAGAAGTACGGCGTCATCCTGAACCTGCGCCCCACGGCGGACCGCAACGGCAACATCCAGACGGAGATCGAGGCGGAGGCCTCTGAAATCGACACCTCCGTCGCGGTGTCCATCGGTGGTTCGTCCACGGTGCCGGGCTTCCGGACCCGCAAGGTGAAGACGAACGTCACCGTGCGCCACGGTGAGACCATCGTCCTCTCCGGCGTGTTCAGCCACGACGAGCAGAAGGCCGTGTCGAAGATTCCGGGCCTGGGTCACATCCCCATCGTGGGCGAGCTCTTCAAGAGCCGCGGCTTCGACTCCACCAAGCGCGAGCTGGTCATCTTCGTCACGCCGCGCATCGTGAACCCGGATTCCGACAAGGTCCGGACCATCATCGAGGACGTGAAGAGCCGCTACAAGCAGGCGCGCTCCGAGGTGAACTTCAACATCTTCGACTGA
- a CDS encoding ATPase, T2SS/T4P/T4SS family has product MFLITLAEKGGGTEQREYHKPEITIGRLPGNDIMLAKGNVSKYHSRIVAKDGKCIIVDMKSTNGTFVNGKKIAAPQVLKPTDEIYIGDYIINVEPLEDAGPAMTRAGQEEEAYDDQGDEGYPEEEPYEDEPPYEEEEPPPAPAPAPAAGRMPASMASALAKNKKKVDPRQERYTRLQKEIHDRLIEYLDLRRMDMDRLGDDELWRRTEKAIRDIIDQMEADGELPEDVDREELLTDVINEALGLGPLEAFLASDEISEIMVNHANQIYIERKGKLTLSEKTFSSNQAVLGVIERIVAPIGRRIDESSPLVDARLKDGSRVNAIIPPLALKGPCITIRKFKKDSLKIQDLIKYKTLTAQMAEFLEMCVKARRNIVISGGTGSGKTTTLNIISAFIPDSERIVTVEDAAELQLPQDHWVQLESRPPNLEGKGAITIRDLVKNCLRMRPDRIVVGECRSGETLDMLQAMNTGHDGSLTTLHANTPRDAIARLETMVLMSGMELPVKAIREQIASAVHMIVQQTRFSDGTRKICFVTEVSGMEVDIVTLQDIFYYKQDGFTEDHKVRGRFVASGFVPKFYDELQRKGIPVNMSIFRED; this is encoded by the coding sequence ATGTTTTTGATCACCCTCGCGGAAAAGGGCGGCGGGACCGAGCAGCGCGAGTACCACAAGCCGGAAATCACCATCGGTCGGCTGCCCGGCAATGACATCATGCTCGCGAAGGGCAATGTCTCGAAGTACCACTCCCGCATCGTCGCCAAGGATGGCAAGTGCATCATCGTGGATATGAAGTCCACGAACGGCACCTTCGTGAACGGCAAGAAGATCGCCGCTCCGCAGGTGCTCAAGCCGACCGATGAAATCTACATCGGCGACTACATCATCAACGTGGAGCCCCTGGAGGACGCGGGGCCGGCGATGACGCGCGCGGGCCAGGAGGAAGAGGCCTACGACGACCAGGGAGATGAGGGCTACCCGGAGGAGGAGCCGTACGAGGACGAGCCTCCGTACGAAGAGGAGGAGCCTCCTCCCGCGCCCGCACCGGCTCCCGCGGCGGGGCGCATGCCCGCGTCCATGGCCTCCGCGCTGGCCAAGAACAAGAAGAAGGTGGATCCCCGTCAGGAGCGCTACACGCGGCTCCAGAAGGAAATCCATGACCGGCTCATCGAGTACCTCGATCTGCGCCGCATGGACATGGACCGCCTGGGCGACGATGAGCTGTGGCGGCGGACCGAGAAGGCCATCCGCGACATCATCGACCAGATGGAGGCGGACGGAGAGCTCCCGGAGGACGTGGACCGGGAGGAGCTGCTCACCGACGTCATCAACGAGGCGCTGGGCCTGGGGCCTCTCGAGGCGTTCCTCGCGTCGGATGAGATCAGCGAGATCATGGTGAACCACGCCAACCAGATCTACATCGAGCGCAAGGGCAAGCTGACGCTGTCGGAGAAGACGTTCTCGTCGAACCAGGCGGTGCTCGGCGTCATCGAGCGCATCGTGGCGCCCATCGGCCGCCGCATCGACGAGTCCAGCCCGCTGGTGGACGCGCGCCTCAAGGACGGCAGCCGCGTCAACGCCATCATCCCGCCGCTGGCGTTGAAGGGGCCCTGCATCACCATCCGCAAGTTCAAGAAGGACTCACTGAAGATCCAGGACCTCATCAAGTACAAGACGCTGACGGCGCAGATGGCCGAGTTCCTGGAGATGTGCGTCAAGGCCCGGCGAAACATCGTCATCTCCGGTGGCACGGGCTCCGGCAAGACGACGACGCTCAACATCATCAGCGCCTTCATCCCGGACAGCGAGCGCATCGTCACGGTGGAGGACGCCGCGGAGCTTCAGCTGCCCCAGGACCACTGGGTCCAGCTGGAGAGCCGTCCGCCCAACCTCGAAGGCAAGGGCGCCATCACCATCCGCGACCTGGTGAAGAACTGCCTGCGCATGCGGCCCGACCGCATCGTCGTGGGGGAGTGCCGCTCCGGCGAGACGCTGGACATGCTCCAGGCGATGAACACGGGCCACGACGGCTCGCTCACCACGCTGCACGCGAACACGCCGCGTGACGCCATCGCGCGGCTGGAGACGATGGTGCTCATGTCCGGCATGGAGCTGCCGGTGAAGGCCATCCGTGAGCAGATCGCCAGCGCGGTGCACATGATCGTGCAGCAGACGCGCTTCTCCGACGGCACCCGGAAGATCTGCTTCGTCACGGAGGTGTCCGGCATGGAGGTGGACATCGTCACGCTCCAGGACATCTTCTATTACAAGCAGGATGGCTTCACGGAGGACCACAAGGTGCGTGGCCGCTTCGTGGCGTCCGGCTTCGTGCCGAAGTTCTACGACGAGCTTCAGCGCAAAGGCATCCCCGTCAACATGAGCATCTTCCGCGAGGACTGA
- a CDS encoding FHA domain-containing protein yields the protein MSTLVVRLPDGTENEYEVAGELKLGRQPGCDILLTEGGVSRTHARVFSEAGTVFIEDLGSANGTFVDGERIGEPTALTPQSEVVLGDYTLQLKAAPARGSGSRRSAKSAPAEGMPVGAEGPGARSTRALPSIKTAKGPGGGAPAGAALAKRPAKPVGTPPSASSGPMLRGMVGPWAGKTYPLKGKVLVGRLPPAGIVLEDDSVSRKHAELEATSSGVVVRDLGSANGTLLNGDPLGPEPVELQEGDQLQFGVVELSFEAPQAADPAVPSRRGAGGPPPSRRRDAAQGGGDADRRKKLLMVGGGVVGVLLFAGIVKAMLPGTPAEDAMPVGQGGNADPAQQVADLLSECRSYASSELGAPNWAKAEQTCSAVLDIDPINTDANTLIRRIKLESDAFGHFSTGEKLLQRLKPEEALESFRKIPRESEYFRRARSKASEAAEQVTKRAQDDCKRYLRDSQWSAAVPRCQTYMAVWCQNQPRDDLQPPLGFTLRLEGRLRKNEWRPKDPLFVKFLISRLKLDPNAIPWTCPVAEVLNRDNLPTDPKVVVQETVNKRYTNKLMQAAMMDYWFGRGSEALATLQKLRSNYESAQFHAAADEMMKTMSTVDQLFKSGQSYLAADDPEKAAEPLREALEVDKSLMLELAESKPSFYRRSILQDMADKAYQRGRHWADREDKRRGCKLWKLGFSFYAGNSDLNKAAGFCSTLALNTFRGASTCADLAIVLDLAVKGDGVEDMVIAKKKELGCP from the coding sequence ATGTCCACCCTGGTCGTCCGTCTGCCTGACGGCACGGAGAATGAGTACGAAGTCGCTGGCGAGCTGAAGCTGGGCCGTCAGCCGGGCTGTGACATCCTGCTCACCGAGGGAGGCGTGTCGCGGACCCACGCGCGTGTCTTCTCCGAGGCGGGCACGGTCTTCATCGAGGACCTGGGCAGCGCCAACGGCACGTTCGTGGACGGGGAGCGCATCGGCGAGCCCACCGCGCTCACGCCCCAGTCCGAGGTGGTGCTCGGGGACTACACGCTCCAGCTCAAGGCGGCGCCCGCGCGGGGCTCGGGCTCGCGCCGGTCCGCCAAGTCGGCGCCGGCGGAGGGCATGCCGGTGGGCGCGGAAGGGCCGGGGGCTCGCTCCACGCGCGCCCTGCCCAGCATCAAGACGGCGAAGGGACCGGGCGGCGGTGCTCCCGCGGGGGCGGCGCTGGCGAAGCGGCCGGCGAAGCCCGTGGGCACGCCTCCCTCGGCCAGCAGCGGGCCCATGCTGCGCGGCATGGTGGGGCCGTGGGCCGGCAAGACGTATCCGCTCAAGGGCAAGGTGCTCGTGGGGCGGCTGCCGCCGGCGGGCATCGTGCTGGAAGATGACTCGGTCAGCCGCAAGCACGCGGAGCTGGAGGCGACCAGCTCCGGCGTCGTCGTGAGGGACCTGGGCAGCGCCAACGGCACGTTGCTCAACGGCGACCCCTTGGGGCCGGAGCCGGTGGAGCTCCAGGAGGGAGACCAGCTCCAGTTCGGCGTGGTGGAGCTCTCGTTCGAGGCGCCCCAGGCCGCGGACCCGGCCGTGCCCTCCCGGCGTGGCGCGGGGGGCCCGCCTCCCAGCCGTCGGCGCGACGCCGCGCAGGGCGGGGGAGACGCGGACCGGCGCAAGAAGCTGCTCATGGTGGGCGGTGGCGTGGTGGGCGTGCTGCTCTTCGCGGGCATCGTCAAGGCGATGCTGCCGGGGACGCCGGCAGAGGACGCGATGCCCGTGGGCCAGGGCGGGAACGCGGACCCCGCGCAGCAGGTGGCGGACCTGCTGAGCGAGTGCCGCTCCTATGCCTCCAGCGAGCTGGGCGCGCCCAACTGGGCCAAGGCGGAGCAGACGTGCTCGGCCGTCCTGGACATCGACCCCATCAACACGGACGCCAACACGCTCATCCGCCGCATCAAGCTGGAGAGCGATGCCTTCGGGCACTTCTCCACGGGCGAGAAGCTGCTGCAGCGCCTCAAGCCGGAGGAGGCGCTGGAGTCCTTCCGGAAGATTCCCAGGGAGAGTGAGTACTTCCGGCGCGCACGCTCGAAGGCGAGCGAGGCCGCCGAGCAGGTGACGAAGCGCGCGCAGGATGACTGCAAGCGCTACCTGCGCGATTCGCAGTGGAGCGCCGCGGTGCCTCGCTGCCAGACGTACATGGCGGTGTGGTGCCAGAACCAGCCGCGCGACGACCTGCAGCCGCCCCTGGGCTTCACGCTGCGGTTGGAGGGCCGTCTGCGCAAGAACGAGTGGCGTCCCAAGGACCCGCTCTTCGTGAAGTTCCTCATCTCGCGCCTGAAGCTGGACCCCAACGCGATTCCGTGGACGTGCCCGGTGGCGGAGGTGCTCAACCGCGACAACCTGCCCACGGACCCGAAGGTGGTGGTGCAGGAGACGGTGAACAAGCGCTACACGAACAAGCTGATGCAGGCGGCGATGATGGACTACTGGTTCGGCCGCGGCAGCGAGGCGCTGGCCACCCTGCAGAAGCTGCGCTCCAACTACGAGTCCGCGCAGTTCCACGCCGCGGCGGACGAGATGATGAAGACGATGTCCACCGTGGATCAGCTCTTCAAGAGCGGGCAGAGCTACCTGGCCGCGGACGACCCGGAGAAGGCCGCGGAGCCGCTGCGCGAAGCGCTGGAGGTGGACAAGTCGCTGATGCTGGAGCTGGCGGAGTCCAAGCCGTCGTTCTACCGGCGCAGCATCCTCCAGGACATGGCGGACAAGGCGTACCAGCGCGGCAGGCACTGGGCGGACCGCGAGGACAAGCGCCGAGGCTGCAAGCTGTGGAAGCTGGGCTTCAGCTTCTACGCGGGCAACTCCGACCTCAACAAGGCCGCGGGCTTCTGCTCCACCCTGGCGCTCAACACCTTCCGGGGCGCGAGCACCTGCGCCGACCTGGCCATCGTGCTGGACCTGGCCGTCAAGGGCGACGGCGTGGAGGACATGGTCATCGCGAAGAAGAAGGAGCTGGGCTGCCCCTAG